A single genomic interval of Candidatus Babeliales bacterium harbors:
- a CDS encoding L-threonylcarbamoyladenylate synthase: MDTNSNNKYSKKIISWQDEATISRLKESLDRDSLSIVDSDTVLGLLANLKQSSFQALNTTKGDRGDKPYLVLIGGLDKLSHFVDPSTINLPLQRMLLQCWPGPVTVIFKAKKGLPAHVVAQDGTIALRCPLFDPLLRLLGHFDGLFSTSANKSGCPVPSSLSAIDSALMEAVEWVVIDKQRASGQTGQPSTIIDCSGNKIRVVREGAYPVKELERYYESVFEK; this comes from the coding sequence ATGGATACAAATAGTAACAATAAATACTCAAAAAAAATAATATCCTGGCAGGACGAAGCAACAATTTCCCGATTGAAAGAATCTCTTGATCGTGACAGTTTGTCAATTGTGGATTCTGATACGGTTTTGGGTCTTCTTGCCAATCTGAAACAATCAAGTTTTCAGGCATTAAATACCACAAAAGGAGATCGCGGCGATAAGCCGTACTTGGTTTTGATTGGCGGTCTTGACAAGTTGTCACATTTTGTTGATCCATCAACAATAAATCTGCCATTACAGCGGATGCTTTTACAGTGCTGGCCGGGGCCTGTTACGGTCATTTTTAAGGCCAAAAAGGGTCTACCTGCCCACGTGGTGGCTCAAGACGGCACTATTGCCCTGCGTTGCCCACTTTTTGACCCACTTTTGCGCCTTTTGGGCCATTTTGATGGTTTATTTTCAACCAGTGCTAACAAAAGCGGTTGTCCTGTGCCAAGTAGCCTGAGCGCGATTGACAGTGCACTAATGGAGGCTGTTGAGTGGGTAGTTATTGACAAGCAAAGGGCCTCGGGGCAAACTGGGCAGCCATCAACAATTATTGATTGTTCTGGCAATAAAATTCGTGTGGTCAGAGAGGGCGCATATCCTGTTAAGGAGCTTGAGCGATACTATGAATCAGTATTTGAAAAATGA
- a CDS encoding bifunctional oligoribonuclease/PAP phosphatase NrnA has product MNQYLKNDLFSPHLVTDAWHLIESVNAITLLTHQKPDADGMSACAAMSALLEKMGKSVEVVYPSEPEVPLKRQGANVLVNKHKQEPDLLIMFDTANYERLYYPAAFHEIPSINIDHHISNSIKASINLITDQVSSTCEQLYLLLHWWGQEVDKYMAECLLFGMLYDCQVFHTQSTRPRTLRVAADLIDAGANLFELMGELLFNKKPEIITLWGRLLSSVTFAPNRKAAWSVIRQKDLQSLGLTLSSTVGFSNFLAQLSDIDITILFYEEQDGKTKVSLRSKQADVNKLAGHFGGGGHKNASGISLNRPIDEVVKEVTSYLQ; this is encoded by the coding sequence ATGAATCAGTATTTGAAAAATGATCTATTTTCTCCGCACTTAGTGACCGATGCCTGGCATTTAATTGAAAGTGTCAACGCTATTACCTTACTCACTCACCAAAAGCCAGATGCCGATGGCATGTCAGCGTGCGCTGCAATGTCTGCGTTGCTTGAAAAAATGGGTAAGTCGGTTGAGGTGGTGTATCCATCTGAGCCTGAAGTACCACTCAAGCGCCAGGGTGCAAACGTTTTGGTAAACAAACATAAACAAGAACCCGATTTGTTAATTATGTTTGATACGGCAAACTATGAACGGTTATATTATCCTGCCGCCTTTCACGAAATACCCAGCATTAACATTGACCATCACATCAGCAACAGTATTAAAGCAAGCATTAACTTGATTACCGATCAGGTTTCAAGCACCTGTGAACAGCTTTATTTGTTGTTGCACTGGTGGGGCCAAGAAGTTGATAAATACATGGCTGAATGTTTATTGTTTGGCATGTTGTATGATTGCCAAGTTTTTCATACACAATCTACACGCCCTCGCACGTTGCGTGTTGCTGCCGACCTGATTGATGCCGGTGCCAACTTGTTTGAGCTGATGGGTGAGTTGTTGTTTAACAAAAAGCCAGAAATTATTACCTTGTGGGGCCGGCTGTTAAGTTCGGTTACGTTTGCTCCCAACCGCAAAGCTGCGTGGTCCGTGATTCGACAAAAAGATTTGCAAAGCCTTGGCTTAACGCTGAGTTCTACCGTTGGCTTTAGCAATTTTTTGGCTCAACTTTCTGATATTGATATCACGATTCTGTTTTATGAAGAACAAGATGGTAAAACAAAAGTTTCGCTGCGCTCCAAACAGGCTGACGTTAACAAGTTGGCGGGGCATTTTGGTGGTGGTGGGCACAAAAATGCATCTGGCATTTCACTAAACAGGCCAATTGATGAAGTGGTTAAAGAGGTAACGAGCTACTTGCAATAA
- a CDS encoding ankyrin repeat domain-containing protein: protein MIKKISTALSISLLLASSVWAATFSLSPEERENIIERELDRCQGPRPWRLLSNQEYCKHIAKPRMGVTPLHVAAKEGYTEVISTLVQQECNIDAVDWGGETPLHYAAFWGKPEAFDLLIELGAHRYAGDKKGRLAWPERQMLRAAQVGDLEQVQQFYRCGVSLEAYMWDYHNKVRLTVLHLLVLGHHYEALRWVCVELKKRFRSLNPTCGDNYAKWTPLHYAEYLCDEQAQQILREFKADVRYGQQEVRDDELGDDHDQLLPHEKFAGGGNVRVLESVPGGISYGSPSEDGCCIQ, encoded by the coding sequence ATGATAAAAAAAATTTCAACAGCTCTTTCTATTTCTCTGCTACTGGCAAGTTCTGTGTGGGCAGCAACATTTTCTTTGTCTCCTGAAGAACGTGAAAATATCATAGAACGCGAACTTGACCGGTGCCAAGGACCGCGCCCTTGGCGCTTGTTGTCCAACCAGGAGTATTGCAAGCACATAGCGAAACCAAGGATGGGCGTAACGCCGTTGCATGTTGCGGCAAAAGAAGGCTACACCGAAGTGATTTCTACTCTTGTTCAGCAGGAGTGCAATATCGATGCTGTTGATTGGGGTGGTGAGACTCCCTTGCATTATGCAGCTTTTTGGGGCAAGCCCGAAGCCTTTGATTTGTTGATTGAGCTTGGTGCTCATCGTTATGCCGGAGATAAAAAAGGTAGGCTTGCCTGGCCAGAGCGTCAAATGTTGAGGGCGGCACAAGTAGGCGATCTTGAGCAGGTGCAGCAGTTCTACAGGTGTGGTGTCAGCCTGGAGGCCTACATGTGGGATTATCACAATAAAGTTCGGTTAACCGTACTGCACCTGCTGGTACTGGGCCACCACTACGAAGCACTGCGTTGGGTGTGTGTTGAATTGAAAAAAAGGTTTAGATCGCTGAATCCCACCTGTGGGGATAATTATGCAAAGTGGACGCCGCTTCACTATGCCGAGTATCTTTGCGATGAGCAAGCGCAGCAGATTTTGCGTGAATTTAAGGCGGATGTTCGGTACGGGCAGCAGGAAGTGCGCGATGATGAGCTTGGTGATGATCACGATCAGCTGCTCCCGCACGAAAAGTTTGCTGGTGGCGGAAATGTCAGAGTTCTTGAGTCCGTTCCGGGTGGTATTTCTTATGGTAGTCCTAGTGAGGATGGTTGTTGTATTCAGTAA
- a CDS encoding ankyrin repeat domain-containing protein, with protein MISKVSKVFSFALLLSSPVWAAASNNKALVEAFFQACAKSSKQASEGLLTPYTITPSGDSLFFAAVKGNNADAVKVLLDHGANPNQRDPKDKSGGRTPLHYAVGHKNLEMVKALLAKGANPLKYRRDHQWTPLGLADWRTPIKIEMKKAAAQMLAAATYNQLLPKIKKLVERGAKPNGYGQIVPLCSAVGNNRLDVVKYFIEEKDASLARTDECSYTPLHLALVWNKIEILDYLRQRVFLLLHKNIVEHVDVQNTTWYFNLFLNAPNYIQKHPGWRTKLTEEQVIQNREAILSIRGEHGATLLHTAAAEGTLEVVNLLIQFGADVRARDNEDATPAHYAAAMGHQNIADRLFLAGASPYAQDIHGNTPGGLMQDVVEDVEGDGGLAFLNAFAGFGLGDDE; from the coding sequence ATGATTTCAAAAGTTTCAAAAGTTTTTTCTTTTGCATTGTTGCTGAGCAGCCCTGTGTGGGCAGCAGCCAGCAACAACAAGGCGCTCGTTGAAGCGTTTTTTCAAGCGTGTGCCAAATCAAGCAAACAGGCTTCAGAGGGTTTACTAACTCCTTACACCATAACACCTTCCGGTGATAGTTTATTTTTTGCAGCTGTAAAGGGAAATAACGCTGATGCTGTTAAGGTTTTGTTGGACCACGGAGCCAATCCAAATCAGCGCGATCCAAAAGACAAGAGTGGCGGCCGCACTCCCCTGCACTATGCTGTTGGGCATAAAAATTTAGAGATGGTTAAAGCGCTGCTTGCAAAAGGTGCGAACCCTCTTAAGTACCGCAGAGATCACCAATGGACGCCTCTTGGTTTAGCTGATTGGAGAACTCCTATAAAAATTGAAATGAAGAAAGCGGCTGCACAGATGTTGGCAGCCGCTACCTACAATCAGTTATTGCCAAAAATTAAGAAGTTGGTTGAGCGTGGCGCCAAACCAAATGGATATGGGCAAATAGTGCCTCTTTGTTCTGCGGTTGGGAATAATCGATTAGATGTTGTGAAGTATTTTATTGAAGAAAAAGATGCTTCGCTTGCACGAACTGATGAATGTTCTTATACCCCGCTTCATCTGGCTCTTGTTTGGAATAAAATTGAGATATTGGATTATTTACGTCAGCGCGTTTTTCTTTTGCTGCACAAAAATATTGTTGAACATGTAGATGTTCAGAACACTACCTGGTATTTCAACCTTTTTCTGAATGCGCCAAATTATATCCAAAAGCATCCTGGCTGGCGTACAAAGTTAACAGAAGAACAAGTTATTCAAAATCGCGAAGCAATTTTAAGTATTCGTGGTGAGCATGGTGCTACGTTGTTGCACACGGCAGCGGCAGAAGGAACTCTTGAGGTCGTAAACCTGTTGATTCAATTTGGTGCCGATGTGCGTGCGCGTGACAACGAAGATGCTACGCCGGCACACTATGCTGCGGCAATGGGTCACCAAAATATTGCCGACCGTTTGTTTTTGGCTGGTGCTTCGCCATATGCCCAAGATATTCATGGCAATACGCCGGGCGGCTTGATGCAAGATGTTGTTGAAGATGTTGAAGGAGATGGCGGGCTTGCATTCTTGAATGCGTTTGCGGGTTTTGGATTGGGCGACGACGAGTAA
- a CDS encoding ankyrin repeat domain-containing protein, whose product MISKVSKVVAFSLLLSSSVWAAASSSSRAVDLNEIYDAQVIDQRARVTYEKIFTAVEQGSIQRLRNLFIDLPVVTRDVRNHEGATLLHWAVRHGKINVIEWLDKIDKIGTRELVNEQDYKGCTPLHYAAKKGDLAVAKTLCEGFACMNANEQDETGATALHYAVKAGRKEVVILLCEWAKDLSLDVDVRDVTGSTPLHYATIDRFKDIADQRAVVDALIKCGANQNALNTNGDRALSSHARLCFAAFQGNVPAMAVHCTLGTSLHAQDAQGCSPLHYAVMSKNLNAISFLLERRVPIEVKNNAGQTPFNIAEQLHDQGAKELLSLYFRASR is encoded by the coding sequence ATGATTTCAAAAGTTTCAAAAGTAGTAGCATTTTCTTTGTTGTTGAGCAGCTCGGTGTGGGCGGCGGCATCTTCAAGTTCACGGGCAGTCGATCTTAACGAAATTTATGACGCGCAAGTAATTGACCAACGGGCGCGCGTAACTTATGAAAAGATATTTACTGCCGTTGAGCAGGGGAGTATCCAAAGGCTCCGTAATTTGTTTATTGACTTGCCGGTGGTGACCAGGGATGTGCGCAATCATGAAGGTGCGACGCTGCTTCATTGGGCGGTCCGGCATGGTAAAATTAATGTTATCGAGTGGTTGGACAAGATCGACAAGATCGGTACACGAGAGCTTGTAAACGAGCAAGATTACAAGGGTTGCACGCCTTTGCACTATGCGGCAAAAAAAGGTGATCTCGCTGTGGCCAAAACCTTGTGCGAGGGCTTTGCGTGTATGAATGCCAATGAACAAGATGAGACTGGTGCCACGGCGCTGCATTATGCCGTGAAAGCAGGACGCAAAGAAGTGGTCATTTTATTGTGTGAATGGGCCAAGGATCTCAGCCTTGATGTTGACGTGCGAGATGTTACCGGTTCCACGCCATTGCATTATGCTACCATCGATCGCTTTAAAGATATTGCTGACCAACGGGCAGTTGTTGATGCGCTGATCAAGTGTGGTGCTAACCAAAATGCGTTAAACACAAATGGTGATCGAGCACTTTCGTCCCATGCTCGTCTGTGTTTTGCTGCGTTTCAAGGTAATGTTCCAGCAATGGCGGTTCATTGCACGTTGGGAACCAGTCTTCATGCTCAAGATGCTCAAGGTTGTTCGCCGTTGCATTATGCGGTAATGAGCAAAAATCTTAACGCAATTTCATTTTTATTAGAACGTCGCGTTCCTATTGAGGTAAAAAATAATGCCGGTCAAACGCCGTTCAACATTGCAGAACAGTTGCACGATCAAGGCGCAAAAGAGCTTTTGTCGCTTTATTTTAGGGCTTCACGTTAA